The region CTGACCTTGCCGCTGGTGAGCGGCCTGTCCTTGGTGCGCTCCACATGCTTGTCGATGTGGCGGTCGGCATAGTCGTTCACCGCGCAGCCGGAGGAGCGCATCAGTACGGTGCCCAGCGTGAAGATGAATACGATGAGCAATGACGGATGCCCGTTGCCCGCGATCCACACGCCCCACAGAGTCGGCCATAGCAGCAGCAGGATGCCGATGGGGCGGTGCAGGCGGGTGAGCTGGAGGTAGAGGTGCAGGCGTTCGGTGAGGTTCATGGCAATATTTTATGCTAACTCCCTCTCCCGTGGGCGGGAGAGGGTTGGGGTGAGGGGCGTTGTTGTGAAGCCGATTGATGCGTTGCTCACCCGCCCTCATCCCCGGCCCTTCTCCCGCCCGCGGGAGAAGGGAGTGAAGTGGCTCAAGTCCGCAAATAATCCGGCTCATTCGCCATCCACCGTTGCAGATGCGCCTGCGCCGCCTCGGGAAAGTCGCGCAGCATCTCGTCGGCGATGTCGCGTGCCTTGTCCAGCAGCTTGTCGTCCTCGGCCAGATCGGCGAAACGCAACATGGGCACGCCGCTCTGTCTTGCGCCTAGCAGTTCGCCCGGGCCGCGCAGGCGCAGGTCCTGTTGGGCGATTTCGAAACCGTCGGTGTTCTCGTAGATGATCTTGAGCCGGGCGCGGGCGAGTTCGGACAGCGGCTGCTGGAACAGCAGCACGCACATGCTCTCGGCAGCCCCACGCCCGACACGACCGCGCAGCTGGTGCAGTTGGGCCAGTCCCATGCGTTCGGCATGGTCGATCACCATCAGGCTGGCGTTGGGCACATCCACGCCGACTTCGATAACGGTGGTGGCGACCAGCAGTTGCAGCTCACCCGTCTTGAATGCAGCCATGGTCTGCGCCTTTTCGGTGCTACTTAATTTGCCATGCGCAAGGCCGATGCGGATTTCGGGGAATATCTGTGTGAGCGTGGCGAATGTTTCCAGTGCGGTTTGCAATTGCAGCGCTTCCGATTCGTCGATCAGGGGGCACACCCAATAGGCCTGACGGCCTTCGAGACAGGCGGCACGCACGCGCTCGAACACTTCCTCGCGTCGGGCATCGCTGACCAGCTTGGTAACGATAGGCGTGCGGCCCGGCGGCAACTCGTCGATCACCGACACGTCGAGGTCGGCGTAGTAGCTCATCGCCAGCGTGCGCGGGATCGGCGTGGCGCTCATCATCAGTTGGTGAGGTTCCGCACCTTTGCCGCGCAAGGCCAGCCGTTGCTGCACGCCGAACTTGTGCTGCTCATCCACGATGACCAATCCCAGCTTGCTGAATTCGACCGACGTCTGGAACAGCGCGTGCGTGCCGATGGCAAGTTGGGTATCGCCCAGCGCGATGCGCTCGGCCGCCGCCGCCTTGTCCTTTTTCTTCAGGCTGCCGGAGAGCCACGCCGGTTCGATGCCGAGCGGCGCCAGCCAGTCGCGCAGCTTGAGGTAATGCTGTTCTGCGAGGATCTCGGTCGGTGCCATGAACGCAACCTGATAACCGTTCTCGATAGCCTGCAACGCGGCGAGCGCGGCGACCACAGTCTTGCCGCTGCCGACATCGCCTTGCAACAGGCGCTGCATCGGATGTGGACGTGCGAGGTCGGCGCTGATCTCATGCCACACTTTTTTCTGCGCACCGGTGAGGGCGAACGGCAGGTCTTTCAGCAACGCATCGGTAAGCCGGTTGTGTGCGGCAAGTTTGGGCGCGATGCGCCGGCTTCGTTCGCGGTAATGCACGCGCATCGACAGTTGCTGTGCCAGCAGTTCATCGAATTTGATGCGCATCCATGCAGGATGCGCCCGTGCCAGCAATGCGTCCTCGTTGATGTTCGGCGGCGGCTGGTGCAGCAGGCGCACGCTGGACGCGAAATCCGGCAGGTGCAGGTGCTGCAGGATCTGTTCCGGCAGCGTGTCGTCGAGTGCCAGTTCGTTCAGCGCGGCGTGAATATGTTTGGTCAACGTGATTTGCGGCAGCCCGGCAGTGGTCGGGTAGACGGGCGTGAGTGCCTGCTTCAGCGGAACGGATTCTCCTGCAACGCGGCATTTCGGATGCACCATCTCGTCGCCGAAGAACCCCATGCGCGGTTCGCCCAGCGCGCGGATCTTTTTGCCGACGGCGAGCTGCTTCTGCTGGCTGGGATAGAAGTTCAGGAAGCGCAGATAAAGGATGCCGCTGTTGTCCTGCAACTGGCACACCAGGCTGCGGCGCGGGCGGTACATCACTTCGCTGTGGATGATTTCGCCTTCCACCTGCGCCGTTTCACCGGGGACGAGATCGGTTATACGCGTGATCCGCGTTTCGTCTTCATAACGCAACGGCAGATGCAGCACCAGATCGAACGGGGTATGGATGCCGAGTTTGGCGAATTTGCTCTGTGTGGCGGGGGCGATCTTCAATGGCACATATCCGGGAACGAGGCGGTACTGCTGAAGCTAAGTCGCAATCTTGGCGAGGCGATCATCCGATACGCGCAGCCGGTCGGCAAGCGTGGACAGGAACACCTGGTTGAAGTGCAGCTGGCAGCGGTCGGAGAGCTGGTCAAGCTGGCCGGGCAGTATCTTCATGACGGTGACCTCGGTGGTGGCAGTGATGCTGGCGGAACGCGGCATCTGTTTGCGGCTGGTGTAGGACATCTCGCCGAAGATGGAGCCGCTACTCAGCGTGTTGAGCAAACGGTTGTTGCGCGACACGGTGACGCCGCCATCGGCCAGGATGAAGAACGCATCCCCCAGCTCTCCCTCGCGCAACAGCAAGGTCTTTGCCGGTTGTTTCTGCCATTCGCCGACGCGCAACAGTTCCCACAGCTCGATGTCGGTGAAATCCTGGAACATTTTCAATTTGCGCAGGGCGGTGAATTTTTCGTTTTCGTTGATCTCCATGTCGCTTTTTTCGAAGTGCCCGAGTGCGGCGAGTTGGTTGCCGAAATCGCCCCAGGTGGCAAAGCGGTCCCCCGGTTTTTTTTGCAGGGCGATCATCACGATGCGTTCCAGCTGCGGCGGCAGGTTTGTACGGTGTTGTGTCGGAGGGATGGGCATTTCGTGCAATATCTGCTGATACAGATGCGCCAGATTTTTCGGCGTATACGGCGAACGGCCGGTGAGCAGGCGATACATGACAACGCCCAGCGAATAGATGTCGGTCGAGTGGGTAAGCTCGTCGCCGCGCACTTGTTCCGGCGACATGTAATTGGGAGAGCCGACGCTGTTTTGCGTATCTTCGAGGTCGGTGCGGACAGCCGCGCCCAGGTCGGCGATCTTGATCTCGTCCGGGTTGGCCAGCAGCAGGTTGGCCGGCTTGATGTCACGGTGGATCACGCCGTTGAATTGCGCATAGTTGAGCGCACGGCAGCATTTGTACATATAGGCGACCACGCGGTCGAGCGGCAGCAGGTTGTCCGGGTAAATGTGCTTTTCCAGGGTGCCGCCAGCCACGTATTCCATCACGATGTAACTCATGCTGTCGCTGATGACCGCTTCGTAAGTGGTGACGATGTTCGGGTGCACCAATTTCCCTGCAAGCGCGGCTTCGATCTCCAGTTGCCTCCGGTTCTGTTTGCCGTTCTTCGGGTCGTACAGGAAAGCCTGCTTGAACAACTTGAGCACGACCTCGCGGTCTTCAACCGGGTCGTGTCCGAGATAGACCACGCTGGTTCCGCCGTTTCCCAGTTTCCTGATCAAACGGTACCTGCCGATATGCGATCCCTGGCTCATTGGGTGACTACTTATAGACAAGGATCATTCCTGCAAAAACATCACG is a window of Sideroxydans sp. CL21 DNA encoding:
- the recG gene encoding ATP-dependent DNA helicase RecG: MPLKIAPATQSKFAKLGIHTPFDLVLHLPLRYEDETRITRITDLVPGETAQVEGEIIHSEVMYRPRRSLVCQLQDNSGILYLRFLNFYPSQQKQLAVGKKIRALGEPRMGFFGDEMVHPKCRVAGESVPLKQALTPVYPTTAGLPQITLTKHIHAALNELALDDTLPEQILQHLHLPDFASSVRLLHQPPPNINEDALLARAHPAWMRIKFDELLAQQLSMRVHYRERSRRIAPKLAAHNRLTDALLKDLPFALTGAQKKVWHEISADLARPHPMQRLLQGDVGSGKTVVAALAALQAIENGYQVAFMAPTEILAEQHYLKLRDWLAPLGIEPAWLSGSLKKKDKAAAAERIALGDTQLAIGTHALFQTSVEFSKLGLVIVDEQHKFGVQQRLALRGKGAEPHQLMMSATPIPRTLAMSYYADLDVSVIDELPPGRTPIVTKLVSDARREEVFERVRAACLEGRQAYWVCPLIDESEALQLQTALETFATLTQIFPEIRIGLAHGKLSSTEKAQTMAAFKTGELQLLVATTVIEVGVDVPNASLMVIDHAERMGLAQLHQLRGRVGRGAAESMCVLLFQQPLSELARARLKIIYENTDGFEIAQQDLRLRGPGELLGARQSGVPMLRFADLAEDDKLLDKARDIADEMLRDFPEAAQAHLQRWMANEPDYLRT
- a CDS encoding serine/threonine-protein kinase, with translation MSQGSHIGRYRLIRKLGNGGTSVVYLGHDPVEDREVVLKLFKQAFLYDPKNGKQNRRQLEIEAALAGKLVHPNIVTTYEAVISDSMSYIVMEYVAGGTLEKHIYPDNLLPLDRVVAYMYKCCRALNYAQFNGVIHRDIKPANLLLANPDEIKIADLGAAVRTDLEDTQNSVGSPNYMSPEQVRGDELTHSTDIYSLGVVMYRLLTGRSPYTPKNLAHLYQQILHEMPIPPTQHRTNLPPQLERIVMIALQKKPGDRFATWGDFGNQLAALGHFEKSDMEINENEKFTALRKLKMFQDFTDIELWELLRVGEWQKQPAKTLLLREGELGDAFFILADGGVTVSRNNRLLNTLSSGSIFGEMSYTSRKQMPRSASITATTEVTVMKILPGQLDQLSDRCQLHFNQVFLSTLADRLRVSDDRLAKIAT